A single window of Pyxidicoccus xibeiensis DNA harbors:
- the panB gene encoding 3-methyl-2-oxobutanoate hydroxymethyltransferase produces the protein MKDKVTIHTLKRFKQIGQKICMVTAYDATFAHILDQAGADVLLVGDSLGMVVQGHDSTLPVTMDQMVYHSKAVTRGARRAHVVGDLPFMSYQVSPQEAVRNAGRLVSEGGVGSVKLEGGAEFAETVRAITRASIPVMGHLGLTPQSVHKMGGYVVQGRDEDQARKILDDALALEQAGAYALVLEGVPLELARTITQSLTIPTIGIGAGVDCDGQVLVCYDLLGMNPDFKPKFVKRYANLHGSITEAAGAFFSEVRKGAFPDEDHSFKSSKNIRLVAGSPTPTRAELPATTTAEGGEKIGPVYGVPV, from the coding sequence GTGAAGGACAAGGTCACCATCCACACGCTGAAGCGCTTCAAGCAGATCGGCCAGAAGATCTGCATGGTTACCGCCTACGACGCCACGTTCGCCCACATCCTGGACCAGGCGGGAGCGGACGTGCTGCTCGTCGGTGACTCGCTGGGCATGGTCGTCCAGGGGCATGACTCCACGCTGCCCGTGACGATGGACCAGATGGTCTATCACTCCAAAGCGGTGACTCGCGGTGCGCGCCGGGCCCACGTGGTGGGGGATTTGCCCTTCATGAGCTACCAGGTGTCTCCCCAGGAGGCGGTGCGCAACGCCGGCCGGCTGGTGTCCGAGGGGGGCGTGGGCAGCGTCAAGCTGGAGGGTGGCGCCGAGTTCGCGGAGACGGTGCGCGCGATTACCCGCGCCAGCATCCCCGTCATGGGCCACCTGGGGCTGACGCCGCAGTCCGTGCACAAGATGGGCGGCTATGTCGTGCAGGGCCGCGACGAGGACCAAGCCCGCAAGATTCTCGACGACGCGCTGGCGCTGGAGCAGGCCGGGGCGTACGCGCTGGTGCTCGAGGGCGTGCCGCTGGAGCTGGCGCGCACGATTACCCAGAGCCTCACCATCCCCACCATCGGCATCGGCGCGGGCGTCGACTGTGACGGCCAGGTGCTGGTCTGCTACGACCTGTTGGGGATGAACCCGGACTTCAAGCCGAAGTTCGTCAAGCGCTACGCCAACCTGCACGGCTCCATCACCGAGGCGGCCGGCGCGTTCTTCTCCGAGGTGCGCAAGGGCGCCTTCCCGGACGAGGACCACTCCTTCAAGTCCAGCAAGAACATCCGCCTGGTGGCCGGCAGCCCGACCCCGACGAGGGCGGAGCTGCCCGCGACGACGACCGCCGAGGGCGGGGAGAAGATTGGCCCTGTCTACGGGGTGCCAGTCTAG
- a CDS encoding response regulator, which yields MAKQHLLLVDGDAKSLRVMEVSLKKAGFSVTTAIHGKDALEKVQISPPDLVLADTKMPEMDGFELCKALKSDERFKFIPYVFLTNQKSVEFKVRGLELGGDDYLTKPIYIKEIVTRVKMILQKAEKERIEKRETTKGGFAGSLADMGVVDLVQTFEIGRKTGLINIQGERTGTVYFKDGRVIDAELGRLKGENAFYRMLNTFEGQFEVQFSALDRPERIEISTQGLLMEGMRRLDEWGRMLEQLPPLETVFEIDYHQLADRLSEIPDEVNGLLRLFDGKRTLSRVVEDSDFEDLAALGIISKLYFEGLIRELGNAPLEPVQSSKPGIEQWLNAAPPPEAPVEPAPPAPVAAAPVEPLAPEVPVAVEPPAAVEPPPAVAPVPTPAPRTMPPSVLSPPAGVEDEAATSPGAAAQPANVVVFPARPRRGPADEEPVEAPPLAPVEEGSAFLVEPPPAHRAVEHAHRSLLLDWSRVDTEGIGSASTWGPGSVWSPAPRSLGASSSSGSAFSQGAPAPEPTSPPRAPIFGGAAVGPNPFPPVPPPAPAPPSSEVTLVSGRGSAPPVAPVSLDLGPIADIEETPAPQQLALPPYPGHGAPAPAVPPVAPDISEEPRTPTSVPPPVSVAPAAVQPAEPKPPAHPPAAEVKPAPVAAAKPAEVKPAPVAESDDAALAAAVRPKRTGLYVGLGLALIGAVAAVVLGGSSGKGQDPVPKPPVETPKPVQAVKPPETDPLPTPAVEDAGTATATAPTPPPAATPDAGTAVAETPPPDTGETPPTPPEPSAPPVDPEVEYATLVKQARAAIVSNRHKSAVASYRKALALKPASLEAKAGLGTALVNGFGTEAACREASKLLQDVVREEERNARAWLTLGMAYQFSKRNTQAVEAYKRYLFLEPTGSSANEVRMMLKELGN from the coding sequence GTGGCCAAGCAGCACCTGCTCCTGGTCGATGGTGACGCAAAGAGCCTCCGCGTGATGGAGGTCAGCCTGAAGAAGGCTGGCTTCTCCGTGACGACGGCCATCCACGGCAAGGATGCGCTCGAGAAGGTTCAGATCAGCCCACCGGACCTCGTGCTGGCGGACACGAAGATGCCGGAGATGGACGGCTTCGAGCTGTGCAAGGCGCTCAAGTCCGACGAGCGCTTCAAGTTCATCCCGTACGTCTTCCTGACGAACCAGAAGTCCGTCGAGTTCAAGGTGCGCGGCCTGGAGCTCGGTGGCGACGACTACCTGACGAAGCCGATCTACATCAAAGAGATCGTCACCCGCGTGAAGATGATCCTCCAGAAGGCGGAGAAGGAGAGGATCGAGAAGCGGGAGACGACGAAGGGCGGCTTCGCCGGCAGCCTCGCCGACATGGGCGTGGTGGACCTGGTGCAGACGTTCGAGATTGGCCGCAAGACGGGCCTCATCAACATCCAGGGCGAGCGCACCGGCACCGTCTACTTCAAGGACGGACGGGTCATCGACGCGGAGCTGGGGCGGCTGAAGGGGGAGAACGCCTTCTACCGCATGCTGAATACCTTCGAGGGTCAGTTCGAGGTGCAGTTCAGCGCGCTGGACAGGCCGGAGCGCATCGAGATCTCCACCCAGGGCCTGCTGATGGAGGGCATGCGCCGCCTGGACGAGTGGGGGCGCATGCTCGAGCAGCTCCCGCCGCTGGAGACGGTGTTCGAGATTGACTACCACCAGCTCGCCGACCGCCTCTCGGAGATTCCGGACGAGGTGAACGGGTTGCTGCGCCTCTTCGACGGCAAGCGCACCCTGAGCCGCGTGGTGGAGGACTCGGACTTCGAGGACCTGGCCGCGCTGGGCATCATCAGCAAGCTGTACTTCGAGGGCCTCATCCGCGAGCTGGGCAATGCCCCGCTGGAGCCGGTGCAGAGCAGCAAGCCCGGCATCGAGCAGTGGCTCAACGCGGCCCCGCCGCCTGAAGCGCCCGTGGAGCCCGCGCCGCCCGCGCCCGTGGCGGCGGCCCCCGTGGAGCCCCTGGCTCCCGAAGTCCCCGTGGCGGTCGAGCCGCCCGCCGCCGTGGAGCCGCCGCCCGCCGTGGCGCCCGTGCCGACGCCGGCCCCGCGCACCATGCCGCCGAGCGTGCTCTCGCCGCCCGCGGGCGTGGAGGACGAGGCGGCCACGTCCCCTGGCGCCGCGGCCCAGCCCGCGAATGTCGTCGTCTTCCCCGCGAGGCCCCGGCGTGGCCCCGCGGACGAGGAGCCGGTGGAGGCGCCGCCGCTGGCGCCGGTGGAGGAGGGCTCGGCCTTCCTGGTGGAGCCCCCGCCGGCCCACCGCGCCGTGGAGCACGCGCACCGCAGCCTCCTGCTGGACTGGAGCCGCGTGGACACGGAGGGCATCGGCTCGGCCTCCACGTGGGGCCCGGGCTCCGTCTGGTCTCCCGCGCCACGGTCCCTCGGGGCCTCCAGCAGCTCGGGCTCCGCGTTCTCCCAGGGGGCCCCGGCCCCGGAGCCCACGTCCCCGCCGCGCGCGCCCATCTTCGGCGGCGCGGCCGTGGGGCCCAATCCCTTCCCACCCGTGCCTCCTCCCGCGCCGGCGCCGCCGTCGTCCGAGGTGACGCTGGTGAGCGGCAGGGGCTCCGCGCCGCCGGTGGCGCCCGTGTCGCTGGACCTCGGGCCCATCGCGGACATCGAGGAGACGCCCGCCCCGCAGCAGCTCGCGCTGCCGCCGTACCCGGGCCATGGTGCTCCCGCGCCCGCCGTGCCCCCGGTGGCGCCGGACATCTCCGAGGAGCCGCGGACGCCGACCTCGGTGCCGCCGCCCGTCTCCGTCGCGCCGGCCGCGGTGCAGCCCGCCGAGCCGAAGCCCCCGGCGCACCCGCCCGCCGCCGAGGTGAAGCCCGCGCCCGTGGCGGCTGCGAAGCCCGCCGAGGTGAAGCCCGCCCCGGTGGCGGAGTCGGATGATGCGGCGCTCGCCGCGGCCGTGCGCCCCAAGCGCACCGGCCTCTACGTGGGCCTCGGCCTGGCGCTCATCGGCGCCGTCGCCGCGGTGGTGCTGGGCGGGAGCTCCGGGAAGGGGCAGGACCCCGTTCCGAAGCCGCCGGTGGAGACGCCGAAGCCCGTCCAGGCGGTGAAGCCGCCGGAGACGGACCCCCTCCCGACGCCCGCCGTCGAGGACGCGGGGACGGCCACGGCCACCGCGCCCACGCCGCCGCCCGCCGCCACGCCGGATGCGGGGACGGCCGTCGCGGAGACGCCGCCGCCGGACACCGGCGAGACGCCTCCCACGCCGCCGGAGCCGAGCGCGCCGCCGGTGGACCCGGAGGTGGAGTACGCCACCCTCGTGAAGCAGGCGCGGGCGGCCATCGTCTCCAACCGCCACAAGTCGGCCGTGGCCAGCTACCGCAAGGCGCTGGCCCTCAAGCCCGCGTCCCTGGAGGCGAAGGCCGGCCTGGGCACGGCGCTGGTCAACGGCTTCGGGACGGAGGCGGCCTGCCGCGAGGCCTCCAAGCTGCTTCAGGACGTCGTCCGGGAGGAGGAGCGGAATGCCCGCGCCTGGCTGACGCTCGGCATGGCGTACCAGTTCAGCAAGCGAAATACCCAGGCGGTCGAGGCCTACAAGAGGTACTTGTTCCTCGAACCGACGGGGTCCTCGGCCAACGAGGTCCGCATGATGCTCAAGGAACTGGGCAACTGA
- the rsmA gene encoding 16S rRNA (adenine(1518)-N(6)/adenine(1519)-N(6))-dimethyltransferase RsmA, which produces MESPRDILKRHGLRPKHSWGQNFLGDEEALETIADALALREGEPVVELGPGLGHLTRFLAATKARVTAVERDRDMVTVLEKEAIPGVRVVSGNAATVDFAEVAGAPEVAVVGNLPYHLSSSILFRVLEQRSRVTRAVFTLQKEVVERLAAEPGNRDYGLLTVLLGLHFDAENILTLESWRFHPPPKVDSAVLRLTRLKAPRAPIVDDARFIRVVKASFAHRRKTLLNSLKSDPTLGTPEVLAAALATAGIDPQRRAETLAPEEFAAIERALGPVVTPVPAPEKLSE; this is translated from the coding sequence GTGGAATCACCGCGAGACATCCTCAAACGACATGGCCTGCGCCCCAAGCACAGCTGGGGACAGAACTTCCTGGGCGACGAGGAGGCCCTGGAGACCATCGCCGACGCGCTCGCGCTGCGCGAGGGCGAGCCGGTGGTGGAGCTGGGCCCCGGCCTGGGCCACCTGACGCGCTTCCTCGCCGCGACGAAGGCGCGCGTCACCGCGGTGGAGCGGGACCGCGACATGGTGACGGTGCTGGAGAAGGAGGCCATCCCCGGCGTGCGCGTGGTGTCCGGCAACGCCGCCACCGTGGACTTCGCGGAGGTGGCCGGCGCCCCCGAGGTGGCCGTGGTGGGCAACCTGCCGTACCACCTGTCCAGCTCCATCCTCTTCCGCGTGCTGGAGCAGCGTTCCCGCGTGACGCGCGCCGTCTTCACCCTCCAGAAGGAAGTCGTCGAGCGGCTGGCCGCCGAGCCCGGCAACCGCGACTACGGGCTGCTCACCGTGCTGCTCGGCCTGCACTTCGACGCGGAGAACATCCTCACGCTGGAGTCGTGGCGCTTCCACCCGCCGCCGAAGGTGGACTCCGCGGTGCTGCGCCTCACGCGCCTCAAGGCCCCGCGCGCGCCCATCGTCGACGACGCCCGCTTCATCCGGGTGGTGAAGGCGTCGTTCGCCCACCGGCGCAAGACGCTGCTCAACTCGCTCAAGTCGGACCCCACGCTGGGCACGCCCGAGGTGCTCGCCGCCGCGCTGGCCACGGCCGGCATCGACCCGCAGCGCCGCGCGGAGACGCTGGCGCCCGAGGAGTTCGCCGCGATTGAGCGCGCGCTGGGGCCCGTCGTCACGCCGGTGCCGGCGCCCGAGAAGCTGTCGGAGTAG
- a CDS encoding deoxynucleoside kinase, whose protein sequence is MDYRYIVVEGPIGVGKTSLSNILAERLSGRRILEIVEENPFLSSFYTDRQKFAFQTQIFFLLSRFRQQQELFQQDLFSSMTVSDYLFAKDRIFAHLNLDAHELALYERVFEALGPRVAKPDLVIYLQARLDVLLHRIKKRGREFERKFDSGYLEGLVHSYNTFFFHYTETPLLVVDTSDIDFVNNEADREDLLATIRKAKPGTQHYLPKASRRA, encoded by the coding sequence ATGGACTACCGGTACATCGTGGTCGAGGGGCCCATTGGCGTGGGCAAGACGAGCCTGTCCAACATCCTCGCGGAGCGCCTGTCCGGCCGGCGCATCCTCGAAATCGTGGAGGAGAATCCCTTCCTCTCCAGCTTCTATACGGACCGGCAGAAGTTCGCGTTCCAGACGCAGATCTTCTTCCTGCTGTCGCGCTTCCGGCAGCAGCAGGAGCTGTTCCAGCAGGACCTCTTCAGCTCGATGACGGTCAGCGACTACCTGTTCGCCAAGGACCGCATCTTCGCGCACCTCAACCTGGACGCCCACGAGCTGGCCCTCTACGAGCGCGTCTTCGAGGCGCTCGGGCCCCGCGTGGCCAAGCCGGACCTCGTCATCTACCTCCAGGCCCGCCTGGACGTGCTGCTGCATCGCATCAAGAAGCGCGGCCGCGAGTTCGAACGGAAGTTCGACTCCGGGTACCTGGAGGGGCTGGTCCACTCCTACAACACCTTCTTCTTCCACTACACGGAGACGCCACTGTTGGTGGTGGACACCTCGGACATCGACTTCGTCAACAACGAGGCGGACCGGGAGGACCTGCTGGCCACCATCCGGAAGGCGAAACCGGGCACCCAGCATTACCTTCCGAAGGCATCCCGACGGGCCTGA
- the tsaD gene encoding tRNA (adenosine(37)-N6)-threonylcarbamoyltransferase complex transferase subunit TsaD produces MLVLGLETSCDETAAAVVEDGRRVLSDVVSTQVDIHRRWGGVVPELASRNHIVQVMPVVHEALTRAQKTLDDVDLIAVTSGPGLIGALLVGLQVAKGLSLATGKPFVGANHLEGHLLAIRLIEEAPEPPFLGLVVSGGHTSLYEVQDYGRYRLVGSTRDDAAGEAYDKTARILGLPYPGGLPIDQLAQKGDPAAIRFPRALPGDNFDVSFSGLKTAVLHHVQKHGLPEGQALADLCASFQEAVADVLSKKLVAAARRLGHKQLVLCGGVAANSRLRALCRERAQERGLDMFLPPVRLCTDNGAMIAVAGYEAYRRGLRGDFRLAADPAWRM; encoded by the coding sequence TTGCTCGTCCTCGGCCTGGAAACCTCCTGTGATGAGACCGCCGCCGCCGTCGTGGAGGACGGCCGGCGCGTGCTCTCCGACGTCGTCTCCACCCAGGTGGACATCCACCGGCGCTGGGGTGGGGTGGTGCCGGAGCTGGCCAGCCGCAACCACATCGTCCAGGTGATGCCCGTCGTCCACGAGGCCCTCACCCGCGCGCAGAAGACGCTCGACGACGTGGACCTCATCGCCGTGACGTCCGGCCCCGGCCTCATCGGCGCGCTGCTGGTGGGCCTGCAGGTGGCCAAGGGGCTGAGCCTCGCCACCGGCAAGCCCTTCGTCGGCGCCAACCACCTGGAGGGCCACCTGCTGGCCATCCGCCTCATCGAGGAGGCCCCCGAGCCGCCGTTCCTCGGGCTCGTCGTCTCCGGCGGCCACACCAGCCTCTACGAGGTCCAGGACTACGGCCGCTACCGGCTGGTGGGCAGCACCCGCGACGACGCGGCCGGCGAGGCGTACGACAAGACGGCGCGCATCCTCGGACTGCCGTACCCGGGCGGGCTGCCCATCGACCAGCTCGCGCAGAAGGGAGACCCCGCGGCCATCCGCTTCCCGCGCGCGCTGCCCGGCGACAACTTCGACGTGTCCTTCTCCGGGCTGAAGACGGCCGTGCTGCACCACGTGCAGAAGCACGGCCTTCCCGAGGGCCAGGCGCTGGCGGACCTGTGCGCGTCCTTCCAGGAGGCGGTGGCGGACGTGCTGTCGAAGAAGCTGGTGGCCGCCGCGCGCCGGCTGGGCCACAAACAACTGGTGCTGTGCGGAGGCGTGGCGGCCAACTCGCGGCTGCGCGCGCTGTGCCGCGAGCGCGCACAGGAGCGGGGGCTGGACATGTTCCTGCCGCCGGTGCGGCTGTGCACGGATAACGGCGCCATGATTGCCGTGGCGGGGTATGAGGCGTACCGCCGCGGACTGCGCGGAGACTTCCGCCTGGCGGCAGACCCGGCCTGGCGCATGTAA